The following DNA comes from Nitrospirota bacterium.
GCACCGGGAACCGGAGCGGCTGTTCGGCGCGCGCGGTTTCCTTCCTGAAGAAGCCCAGCGTGTCGAGCACGGTGGGGCCCTGATACCAGGGCATGTGCCCGCTACGCGCGACGATGTTGTCGCCCAGCTTCGCGCTGACGGGAATCACCTGCTGCGGGACGACTTTGAACTGCCCAAGGTAGTCCCGGTACTCCTTCTCGATCCCGTCGAAGACGTCGCGGCGATAGCCGACCAGGTCCATTTTATTGACGACCACGGCGACCTGCCTGACTCCTAACAGCGAGAGCAGGTACCCGTGTTTTTTGGACTGCTCTTTCACCCCTTCGAAGGCGTCGATCAACAGCAAGGCGGCTTCGGCGCGGGCGGCGCCCGAAATCATGTTCTTGAGGAATTCCTTGTGCCCCGGAGCATCGATAATGATGTACTGCCGGCCGTTCCAGTTGAAAAAGGTGCGGGCCGTGTCGATCGTGATGCCTTGCTCCTGCTCCTCCAGAAACGCATCGAAGAGAAAGGCGTATTCGAATTCCTTGCCCTGCTGGCGGCAGATGGCCTGGACCTTCTCCAGCTTGCCCTCCGGCAACGAGCCTGTGTCGGCGTAGAGCCGGCCCAGCAAAGTGGACTTGCCGTGATCCACATGGCCGACGATCACGATCTGCATGGTTTCGTTGGGCTTGGTGATAGTCGCCGCTTGCGTCTTGGTCGTCATGGCTCTACGGAATCCTGATGCGCAGCCAGCGGGACTCGCGAGACTGGCCGGGACCCATTGCTCCCGGAAGCAATGGGTCCCGGCGTGAATCGCCTTTCCCGCGGTTCGCGCATTTCTCGCCGGTCTCGCGGAGCATTGCTCGCGTCACATGTACCCTTCTTTGCGCAGCAGTTCCATCCCGCGCCCCTCGTCCTGCGCGCGGCCGGCGCGCTCGGCGACCGTCGTGTGCCGCAATTCCTCGATGATGTCGTCGACCGACTTGGCGGTGGATTTGATCGGGAACGTGCAGGGGGCGCAGCCCAGACTGCGGTACCGCGTTCCGTCGCCCCGGTCGAGATAGAGATCGATGAACGGGATGTTCTCGAGCTTGATGTATTCCCAGATGTTGATCTCGGTCCAATCCAACAGCGGGTGGATGCGGACGTGCGTCCCCGGCGGGAACGAGGTCTTGAACTGGTCCCACAGCTCGGGCGGCTGGTCCCGGAAATCCCAATCGCCGTGCTTGTCGCGCGGCGAGAAATATCGCTCTTTGGCCCTCGTGCCTTCCTCGTCCGCGCGCACGCCCAGGATGATGCCGGTATAGCCCTTCTCTTCGATGAGCTGCTTCAGCGCGTTGGTCTTGAGAGCCGTGCAGCAGGTGACCCGGCCCAGCGTGTGGTTCATGCCGGCGGCCAGGGCTTCTTTGTTTTGACCGACCACCAGATTCAACCGCCATTCGCGGACCAGCCGGTCACGGTATTCGATCATGGCCGGAATCTTGTAGCTGGTGTCCACGTGAATGAGCGGGAACGGCACGTGCCCGAAGAAGGCCTTGCGTACGAGCCACAACAACACGGTGGAATCTTTGCCGATGGACCAGAGCATGGCCAGATGGTCAAAGTGCTTGTAGGCCTCCCGCAAGATGTAGACGCTCTGATCTTCCAACTGCCGGAGATGTTTCATGCGCAGGTTCCTCCATCCCCTTCAGGCATGAACCGGTTCCTTCGCCGTGGTCAGCTCGGTCAATTTCCGCGCCGCCGCTCCCGACTCGATGGCCCGCTGGGCCGTCGGCAGGCAGGAGGAAATCGACGGGCCTTTGCCCGCCGCATACAGCAACATGGCGGCATTGAGCGCCACCCAATCACGCGGCCCGCCGCGCACCTCGTTCCGCACGATCCGTGCGAGCAACTCGGCTTCCTTCTCCCGTTGCTCCGCCGGGAAGCCCGCCATCTCGCGGAAGGAAGCCGACGGCAGTCCGACGTCTTTCGACTGGAGCGTCAAGGGCACGATCCGCTCATCCCGCAATTCCAGCAGCCTCGTCACCGAAGCGAGCGAGAGTTCCGGATCGCCTTCCACGCCGCGGATCACCAGCGCGCGCCGGGCGCCCAACATGCGGAGCGCCTCCGCCGTCTTTTCGAAGTAGGGCGGATGCGTCAACCCGATGACCTGAGACGAGGCGCGGGCCGGATTCAGCATGCGGGCGACAGGATGGAAAAAATTTCGCAGTCCCAATTCAGTCCTGAGGTCGAGGAACCGCGCGATAGGCGGGTGGTAGAACGCAATATCCAGATACGCGAACCCTTTCGTCACGAGTTCGTCCGCCGCCTGCTGCGGCTTGAGTTCGGTCGGGATTCCCAACACCTTCAAGACAGCAGCCGTCCCGGGCCGTTGCGGAATTCCTTCATGACCGTGCATGAGCACGACCGCGCCTGCGGCGGCCGCCACCACCGCCGCTCCAATCGACGCGTGAAAGGTGTCTTGCTTGCCGGCATAGGTCGGGAGATCGACGAGCGCCAGGCCTTCGGGCACGGGCAACGGCGCAACATACTGGCGGGCCGCCGCGGTGAAGGAGGCCAGTTCGGTGACGGACTCCGTCTTCATGCGCATGGCGACCAGGAAGGCGCCGACCTGGATCGGCGTGGCCTGACCCTCGATCAGGCACTTCATGGCCTGCTTGGCCTCCTCCCAGGTCAAGTCCTTGGAAGTCTTCGTCCCTTTGGCGACCTTGGCGATGAACTGTTGCATACGACCCGTGACGCGTCACGCGCTTAGTTAGAAGGTGAGCACCTGATCGGCCGTGGTCACTTCTTCCTTCCAGAAGGCATCCGCTGCCTGGACCTCGTCCAGTTCGGGGATCAACTTTTCGACCGTAATTTCGAGCAGCTCCAAGGAATCGCGGCACACGGAAAATTTGGCGTCGCCTTTTTCTTTGATCTCGCGCAAGATCGCGGGCAAGTCGTGCTTGCCGCGAGAACGCAGGACCTCCCGCATATGGGCGTCCCGGCCCTTGTAGGCTTCGGAGAAGACCATGTCTTTGACTTTGTCCTGCGTCAGCCGCAAGGCCGCTTCGTCCCGAAAGAACACGCTCACCTGGGTGCCGGCGATGGTGGCGATACGGGCGAGTTCGCAGGCCTGGAGCAGATTGTTATAGGAACCACGCGTCACGATCACGGCCAGTTTCTTCACGGCAGCCACCCCTCCACCTCACGTTTCAGCGTGTGTCGCTGAGCAAAACAAGGAGGCTAAAGGCGATGACGCTGCGCGGCCCGACCGGGCTGCCTCTAGCCTCGTATTCGCGACCTGTTTACTTATGCAAACCGCACTCGGTCTTGGCGAAATTCCTCCATCGCCCGGCGCGCGGATCTTCCCCCGGCTGGACCGGCGCCGTGCAGTGCGTACAGCCGATGCTGGGATAGTTCTGGTCATGGAGCCGGTTGTACGGCACCTCGTACATCTTGATATAAGTCCACACGTCCTCGGCCGTCCATTTCGCCAGCGGGTTGATCTTGACGAGTTGGAATTTACGGTCCCATTCGATCAACCCGGCGTTCGCCCTGGTCGGCGCCTGGTCGCGTCTGATACCCGTAATCCAGGCGTCGAAGCCTTTCAAAACCCGCGCCAGCGGCTCGACCTTCCGCAGTTCGCAGCAGCGGTCCGGCTGGCGCGCCCAGAGGGCGTCGCCGTATTGCGCAGCCTGCTCTGCCGGGGTAAGGAGCGACGTGATCCGCAACACCTGTTCGGGTCGCAGGCCGTATTTTTCGACGATGCGATCCCTGACGTCGTAGGTCTCGGCGAACAAGAAATCCGTGTCGAGATAGAATAGCGGAACCTGCGGATTGATCCGCTGGATCATGTCCACCAGCACGACATCTTCGGCGCCGAAACTGCAGGCGAGCACGATCTTGGGCATGTAGCGCTCGATCGCATAGGCCAGCACGTCCTGCGGCTGTCTCGTCTCGAAGGACTCGCTCAGCCGCTTCAGTTCTTCTTCCATCGGCGCGCCGGTCCTCTCACTGTCTCGAGACACTGGGATTTGCCTCTCGGTCAAGGTCATAGGCGATTGGCGATAGACTATGGGGAAGAAGCCCTGAGTTGTTCAATCCTCAGCTCTCGACTTTCTCCACCACGATGCGATAATGGGCGGCGTCTGGCTCCAACGGCTCCTGGGCCAGAATTTTGTGACCGTCGTTCCGGAGGCTCACAGGCACGTTCTTGATCGGCTCTCCGGCGTCGAGCCAGACCTCGAGGCGCTCGCCCGCCTCCATCATCTCGAGTTTGAGCTTCGTCTTGACATAGTTGAGCGGGCAGGCCACACCGCGCAAATCGAAGACCGGTGCGTCGGCGGCTGAACCGTTTGCGTGAGCGGGTGCCTGCTCCGCCGGTTGCGCCGGCGACGCGGCGGACTGCGGCTGCTCGGCGCCGTCGCCCTTCTCCGCGCCGGCCAATTTCAGGTCCTTGCCGATTTGCTCGGTCGCGGCTCGGCAGGCATCGACGAATTCCTTCGCGAACGCCACCTTGCCGAGCGTAAATTCCGCCGTGGTGGCTTTCGGTCCCAAGTCGCCGATCCGGGACGCAAGGTTCCGGTACGCGGGCAGGATGCCTTTAGGCACCAGCCGCTGCTCGAATTCAGCAAACGTCTCGGCGTCGGTTGCCGGATCAACGCCCTCGGTGACCAACAAGGCTTTGACCGCCGCGAGAACCGCGCGATAGGCCTTGTTGACGGAGATCGCATATTGGTGCTTATCAGCCAACAGCCTGGCCTGATACAGCTCCTGTTCGGCTTCCAGCATGCGATTGTCGATCATCTCGAGGGCCCCTCCGGCGCATTCGCCCGGTCCGAGGTCCTCCAACACGAACTCCTCTTCGCCCTCCCAATCGTAATAATAGGTCGGGTCCTCTTCGAACGAGGGAACGATCGTATAGGGAATCAATTCATCCTTCAGCTTGGCCTTGCCGACACGCGCGATAAACGCAGGCAGCCCTTCTCCCGGTTGACGGTCGCGCCGATAGACGGCGATCAGGTGGGAGACCGCGGCTGGGACGTTCTTCGCCGGCAGCTTGACAGTCATCTGCCCGATCTTGGCCGTGCCGTTCACCTGCCCGCCGAGGTGGAGTTCGTAGTGCGGGGCCACGTGCTCGCCGATACGCTTGCCGACTCCGTGCAACCCGATCGTTGCGATGTGATGTTGCGCGCAGGAATTGTGGCATCCGCTGATCTTGACGCTGACACCCTTCAAGTCATCGGGGACGCGGCCGGGCGGAAAGATCTCCGCCATGGCCCTGGCCAGTCCTTTCGAAGAGGTGATACCCAGGCCGCACGTGTCCGTACCTGGGCAGGCGACGATGTCTTCCACCGCGTCGGCTCCCGGATCAGCCAATCCGTGGGCGGCCAGGTCTTCGTAGAACTCGCGCAGTCGCGCTTCGGGCACCCACCGGATAATCATGTTCTGATTGACGGTGGTCCGGATGTTGCCGTTCGAATACGCCTCGGCCAGGTCGGCCAAGACGTACATCTGCGATGTGGTGAGATCGCCCATCGGGAGCTTGATCAGCGCGGCGACATAACCCGGTTGTTTCTGCCTGATCGCGTTGGTCCGTCTCCACGTCTCGAAGGGGGTCTCCCCGAGAGATCCGTTGCCGTTGCCGTTGCCGGGCCCGATGGCCCGGGTCGGCATGATGAGAGGGACCGGGTCGTCCTGGTGCGACAACAGCTTGATCGGCTCGTGGACCGGGCGGTTGTAGCCCATCGCGGCGTAGGCCTCCTCCCATCGCCGCTTGAACTCCTCGAAGCCGAGTTTGTCGATGACAAATTTCATCCGGGCCTTGTGCCGGTTCTTGCGGTTGCCGAGGGTGTCGAAGACCTTGATCACCGCCTCGATCGAGGGGATGAGTTCGTCCATGGAAACGAACTCCCGCAGCACGTGAGCCAAGCGGGGCGTCGAACCCAGCCCTCCGCCGACGGACATGCGGAAGCCGACGGTTCCGTCCTCTTTTTTCGCGGCGAGCAAGCCGATATCGTGGATCGGTGTGAGCGCACAATCGTGTTGGCACCCCGAAAATGCGATCTTGAACTTCCGCGGCAAGCTCTGGTTCAGCGGATTGCGAAGGAGATGCAGGGCGACGGTCTTGGCATAAGGCGTCACGTCGAAGATTTCGCCTTGGCACACGCCGGCCAAATGGCAGGCGGTCACGTTCCGCACGGTGTTGGCGCAGGCTTCGCGGGTGGTGAGCTCCACCTCCGCAAGCTTCCGCATCATGGTTGGGACGTCTTCGAGCGAGACAAAATGGAGCTGGATGTCCTGCCGGGTCGTGACGTGGCCCACGCCGGTGGCATACTGGTCGGCAATCTCTCCGATTCGTCTGAGCTGGTTCGCGGTGAGGCCGCCGAACGGAATCTTGATCCGGAACATCTGGACGCCGGGCTGCCTCTGGCCGTAAATCCCATGTTGCAGGCGGAACGGCTTGAAAAGGTCGCCGGAGAGTTCCCCGCTCAAGACTCGGTGAGCTTCCGCTTCAAAGGCTTCAATCTCTTCCAGAATCTCAGGAGGGATCGGCGCAGTTTGGATCTCTGGCGGAGAAGTCGCTCGGGATACGCTCATAGGAAACCTCTTTTTTTCTCCCGGACTCGGCCTCCAACAGCGAAGCCGCGTCAGCCTATCGATTCCTTGCGTCTCAGATGTGATACATCAATGCGTTCTGCTGTTCGAGTTCGCGGTGTCGATCGA
Coding sequences within:
- a CDS encoding sulfurtransferase TusA family protein, with protein sequence MSVSRATSPPEIQTAPIPPEILEEIEAFEAEAHRVLSGELSGDLFKPFRLQHGIYGQRQPGVQMFRIKIPFGGLTANQLRRIGEIADQYATGVGHVTTRQDIQLHFVSLEDVPTMMRKLAEVELTTREACANTVRNVTACHLAGVCQGEIFDVTPYAKTVALHLLRNPLNQSLPRKFKIAFSGCQHDCALTPIHDIGLLAAKKEDGTVGFRMSVGGGLGSTPRLAHVLREFVSMDELIPSIEAVIKVFDTLGNRKNRHKARMKFVIDKLGFEEFKRRWEEAYAAMGYNRPVHEPIKLLSHQDDPVPLIMPTRAIGPGNGNGNGSLGETPFETWRRTNAIRQKQPGYVAALIKLPMGDLTTSQMYVLADLAEAYSNGNIRTTVNQNMIIRWVPEARLREFYEDLAAHGLADPGADAVEDIVACPGTDTCGLGITSSKGLARAMAEIFPPGRVPDDLKGVSVKISGCHNSCAQHHIATIGLHGVGKRIGEHVAPHYELHLGGQVNGTAKIGQMTVKLPAKNVPAAVSHLIAVYRRDRQPGEGLPAFIARVGKAKLKDELIPYTIVPSFEEDPTYYYDWEGEEEFVLEDLGPGECAGGALEMIDNRMLEAEQELYQARLLADKHQYAISVNKAYRAVLAAVKALLVTEGVDPATDAETFAEFEQRLVPKGILPAYRNLASRIGDLGPKATTAEFTLGKVAFAKEFVDACRAATEQIGKDLKLAGAEKGDGAEQPQSAASPAQPAEQAPAHANGSAADAPVFDLRGVACPLNYVKTKLKLEMMEAGERLEVWLDAGEPIKNVPVSLRNDGHKILAQEPLEPDAAHYRIVVEKVES
- the cysD gene encoding sulfate adenylyltransferase subunit CysD translates to MKHLRQLEDQSVYILREAYKHFDHLAMLWSIGKDSTVLLWLVRKAFFGHVPFPLIHVDTSYKIPAMIEYRDRLVREWRLNLVVGQNKEALAAGMNHTLGRVTCCTALKTNALKQLIEEKGYTGIILGVRADEEGTRAKERYFSPRDKHGDWDFRDQPPELWDQFKTSFPPGTHVRIHPLLDWTEINIWEYIKLENIPFIDLYLDRGDGTRYRSLGCAPCTFPIKSTAKSVDDIIEELRHTTVAERAGRAQDEGRGMELLRKEGYM
- a CDS encoding phosphoadenylyl-sulfate reductase, with translation MEEELKRLSESFETRQPQDVLAYAIERYMPKIVLACSFGAEDVVLVDMIQRINPQVPLFYLDTDFLFAETYDVRDRIVEKYGLRPEQVLRITSLLTPAEQAAQYGDALWARQPDRCCELRKVEPLARVLKGFDAWITGIRRDQAPTRANAGLIEWDRKFQLVKINPLAKWTAEDVWTYIKMYEVPYNRLHDQNYPSIGCTHCTAPVQPGEDPRAGRWRNFAKTECGLHK
- the trpD gene encoding anthranilate phosphoribosyltransferase; this encodes MQQFIAKVAKGTKTSKDLTWEEAKQAMKCLIEGQATPIQVGAFLVAMRMKTESVTELASFTAAARQYVAPLPVPEGLALVDLPTYAGKQDTFHASIGAAVVAAAAGAVVLMHGHEGIPQRPGTAAVLKVLGIPTELKPQQAADELVTKGFAYLDIAFYHPPIARFLDLRTELGLRNFFHPVARMLNPARASSQVIGLTHPPYFEKTAEALRMLGARRALVIRGVEGDPELSLASVTRLLELRDERIVPLTLQSKDVGLPSASFREMAGFPAEQREKEAELLARIVRNEVRGGPRDWVALNAAMLLYAAGKGPSISSCLPTAQRAIESGAAARKLTELTTAKEPVHA
- a CDS encoding DsrE family protein, producing MAAVKKLAVIVTRGSYNNLLQACELARIATIAGTQVSVFFRDEAALRLTQDKVKDMVFSEAYKGRDAHMREVLRSRGKHDLPAILREIKEKGDAKFSVCRDSLELLEITVEKLIPELDEVQAADAFWKEEVTTADQVLTF